One Psychrosphaera aestuarii DNA window includes the following coding sequences:
- a CDS encoding HAD-IA family hydrolase, translating to MALKFYRNFSSPIRALSFDLDDTLYYNEEVIHIAEQKQFEFLCRKIPDIKSAGIAPWLLLKHQSLSRNPSLKHDVTLWRKASIELGLAPYKINDLDRSKLIEQAFNVFYQARSNFQIEDKTFKVLDALKSKYPLVAVTNGNADINRLGLADYFVGYYRAGANGNKMKPHPDMLNMAANHLDVKLSSILHIGDNIKSDLKSAQNATTNSFWYNPAKEPMSVGASLPNAEYSDLDDLLQLL from the coding sequence TTGGCTTTAAAATTTTACCGTAACTTTTCATCCCCCATTCGAGCGCTCAGTTTTGATTTAGACGACACTCTTTATTACAACGAAGAGGTTATACACATAGCCGAACAAAAGCAGTTTGAATTCTTGTGTCGTAAAATTCCAGATATTAAATCAGCGGGAATAGCCCCTTGGTTACTGCTAAAACACCAGTCACTTTCGCGAAATCCCAGTTTAAAGCATGATGTAACGTTGTGGAGAAAAGCGTCAATAGAATTAGGCTTAGCGCCATATAAGATAAATGATTTAGATAGAAGTAAATTAATAGAACAAGCCTTCAATGTGTTTTACCAAGCGCGTTCAAATTTTCAAATTGAAGATAAGACATTTAAGGTGCTGGATGCATTAAAAAGTAAATATCCTCTGGTTGCAGTGACGAATGGGAATGCCGATATTAATAGACTTGGGTTAGCCGATTACTTTGTTGGCTACTACCGTGCTGGTGCAAACGGCAATAAAATGAAACCGCACCCAGACATGCTCAATATGGCGGCCAACCACTTAGATGTAAAACTGAGTTCAATTTTACACATCGGCGACAATATAAAATCAGACTTAAAGTCGGCACAAAATGCTACAACCAATAGTTTTTGGTATAACCCTGCAAAGGAACCCATGTCGGTTGGTGCTTCATTACCGAATGCTGAATATTCAGACTTGGATGATTTACTACAACTGCTATAA
- the uvrD gene encoding DNA helicase II, translating into MDVFIPHQEPDHHGLAALKLNELNERQHEAVTAPPQNMLVLAGAGSGKTKVLISRIGYLIRAHHVSPYSIMAVTFTNKAATEMRHRLESVMGHGTVGSQFSNHGMWIGTFHGLAHRFLRTHFREAKLPESFQVIDSDDQHRLIRRLLKSLNLDEKRYPAKQIMWYINGKKDEGLRPKHIDTFDPTEQVMLKVYEAYQQACDRAGLVDFAEILLRSHEVLATHADVLSHYRKRFRHVLVDEFQDTNSIQYAWIQLISGGHPGGVADGEDQSYVMIVGDDDQSIYGWRGARVENIHNFQKDFADVETIRLEQNYRSTANILKAANAVISNNSDRLGKDLWTEDKEGDPIAVYSSFNELEESRFVVGNIQKWQEDGGSLSDTAILYRNNAQSRVLEEALLRAGLKYKIYGGLRFFERQEIKDALAYLRILANRDDDAAFERVINTPARGIGDKTLQTIRDAARSQSITMWQASGRLINENRLSPRASGALKKFIELVETLETDVSELPLHEQADQAIQASGLKAMYQAEKGEKGQTRVENLEELVTACKQYEPDENMEEMPILSAFLSHASLESGESQADDYEEAVQLMTLHSAKGLEFPLVFMVGVEEGMFPSQQSADAPERLEEERRLAYVGMTRARQRLFITYAEVRRMYGQEHHHRPSRFISEIPEECLYHVKLTTSVSQPAYRSSSSSYGSSTGYGSGSGYSPKPKAATSHIKFTGTGFSLGQRVVHAKFGEGTVLNCEGDGEHARIQVNFDQFGAKWLVTTYAKLTAI; encoded by the coding sequence ATGGACGTTTTTATTCCTCATCAGGAACCAGATCATCACGGTTTAGCCGCGCTCAAACTTAATGAATTAAATGAACGTCAACACGAAGCTGTTACTGCTCCTCCGCAGAATATGCTGGTATTGGCCGGTGCAGGTTCAGGAAAAACCAAAGTTTTAATTAGTCGAATTGGTTATTTGATCAGAGCGCATCATGTATCACCATACTCGATTATGGCGGTAACCTTTACTAATAAAGCAGCGACCGAAATGCGCCATCGTTTAGAATCCGTAATGGGGCATGGTACGGTTGGTTCTCAGTTTAGTAACCATGGCATGTGGATAGGAACGTTTCATGGTCTTGCGCATCGCTTTTTAAGAACTCATTTCAGAGAAGCAAAACTTCCAGAAAGCTTTCAAGTAATCGACTCTGACGACCAGCATAGGTTGATTCGTCGTTTATTAAAAAGCCTTAATCTTGACGAAAAACGTTATCCGGCCAAACAGATCATGTGGTACATCAATGGTAAAAAAGACGAGGGACTAAGGCCAAAGCATATCGATACCTTTGATCCGACTGAACAAGTAATGTTGAAGGTTTATGAAGCTTATCAGCAAGCATGTGATCGTGCTGGCCTAGTAGACTTTGCTGAAATACTGTTACGTAGCCATGAAGTTTTAGCAACACATGCAGACGTATTAAGCCACTATAGAAAACGCTTCCGTCATGTATTAGTAGATGAATTTCAAGATACCAATAGTATTCAGTATGCTTGGATTCAATTAATATCAGGCGGACACCCTGGTGGCGTAGCCGATGGCGAAGATCAATCTTACGTCATGATTGTTGGCGACGATGATCAGTCTATTTATGGCTGGCGTGGTGCAAGAGTTGAAAATATTCACAACTTCCAAAAAGACTTTGCCGATGTAGAGACTATTCGCTTAGAACAAAACTACCGCTCCACTGCTAATATTCTTAAAGCTGCAAATGCAGTGATTTCAAACAACAGTGATCGTTTAGGTAAAGACCTATGGACAGAAGATAAAGAAGGCGATCCAATAGCGGTTTACTCTTCGTTCAATGAATTAGAAGAGTCTCGTTTTGTAGTTGGAAATATTCAAAAGTGGCAAGAAGATGGAGGCAGTCTTTCTGACACCGCCATTTTATATCGCAATAACGCTCAATCTCGAGTACTTGAAGAAGCATTATTACGAGCAGGTTTAAAATATAAGATTTATGGCGGTCTTCGATTCTTCGAACGTCAAGAAATTAAAGATGCACTGGCCTATTTAAGAATATTAGCAAATCGTGATGATGACGCTGCGTTTGAGCGAGTAATAAACACACCCGCTCGCGGTATTGGTGATAAAACACTGCAAACTATTAGAGATGCAGCGCGAAGCCAGAGCATTACAATGTGGCAAGCAAGTGGTCGATTAATTAACGAGAATAGATTGTCACCTCGGGCTTCTGGAGCATTAAAAAAGTTTATCGAGCTGGTGGAAACGTTAGAAACAGACGTATCAGAGCTACCGTTGCACGAACAAGCGGATCAAGCAATACAGGCGTCAGGTCTTAAGGCTATGTATCAAGCAGAAAAAGGTGAGAAAGGCCAAACTCGAGTAGAAAACTTAGAAGAACTTGTGACGGCATGTAAGCAGTATGAGCCGGACGAAAACATGGAAGAAATGCCAATACTTTCTGCATTTTTATCTCATGCCTCTTTAGAGTCGGGTGAGTCGCAAGCTGACGACTATGAAGAAGCTGTTCAGTTAATGACTCTTCACAGTGCAAAAGGACTAGAGTTCCCACTTGTATTTATGGTGGGTGTGGAAGAAGGAATGTTCCCAAGTCAGCAAAGCGCTGATGCTCCAGAACGACTGGAAGAAGAGCGCAGACTGGCATATGTCGGTATGACAAGAGCACGCCAGCGCCTATTTATTACTTATGCTGAAGTGCGTCGGATGTACGGACAGGAGCATCATCATCGTCCGTCTCGCTTTATTTCGGAAATACCGGAAGAGTGTCTTTATCACGTAAAATTGACCACATCGGTTAGCCAACCAGCTTATCGAAGCAGTAGCTCTAGCTATGGCAGCTCCACTGGGTATGGCTCCGGTTCTGGATACTCTCCAAAACCTAAAGCGGCAACGAGTCATATTAAATTCACAGGAACTGGCTTTTCGCTTGGACAGCGTGTTGTGCATGCAAAGTTTGGTGAAGGCACAGTACTAAATTGTGAGGGTGATGGAGAGCATGCACGAATACAAGTTAATTTTGATCAGTTTGGTGCAAAATGGTTGGTTACCACTTACGCGAAATTAACAGCGATATAA
- a CDS encoding GNAT family N-acetyltransferase — MTQFDDYITHLHSELIQQKQRGLVRLCGPQAECYQQLSTLLTVSTVNSEKNTPKHVTKKNDYKESLPTIDHLDVVAFLEPALINDQSVQRKNEWRLKKFRKYLGQECDVLIYDAYQGFNADAFAALSGIVRQGGVLVLITPSDEKWLTLDDPEQYRFLAERYQPKDLTNNFVLHLLSVLQQNLNNGVYVYNLTNLSESLAEVSPIKKTSSSILSKAKHSTTNHLENIDVSTDSKYVTADQKYVAGKIHELLGGLQSRYPVADQPFGQRLLISADRGRGKSSAVGLSTADWVNHNVSADIEFNIVVTSSSKESTSILIEHFESVIANPKHSAVFYSPDHIIERGSQQIDDIDLLIIDEAASIPVSVVQQLVNKVNKVILATTIHGYEGTGRGLEYKLKPWLVKNSSFFQHLTMKQPIRWTESDNLERIINTSLCFCVDIDATNKRIQETSPLDIALDTLTLKREVPLDLVKSGQVAKLFGLLTEAHYQTTPNDLRAMLDNPSIQIFSLYQGNQVAATALISLEGGFDADNDKELMGSIWQGVRRPRGHLAPQSLIAHCGFKNAGYFNYARIVRIAVSPHWQSKGVGTVFLNKLECHFKQHGNIDFLSTSFGYDVKVINFWQKSKFMTVRLGLKPDASTGLVSVLMLKALQKSTSCWAKRWSARFYETLKMEVDVGWRELSDRQKLSPQGEYRQSDSDYLTWSTQQNHADLRCLSQFYRSPDSCLLAIRKITESSDAEIPALIDDKFITGVSNKVLIKSYNFSGEKELVSAIRAQSSILLNRINQ; from the coding sequence ATGACTCAGTTTGACGATTACATTACGCATTTACACAGTGAATTAATCCAGCAAAAACAGCGCGGGTTAGTTCGCCTGTGTGGTCCTCAAGCGGAGTGTTATCAACAACTAAGTACGTTATTAACAGTATCTACAGTCAACTCTGAAAAAAACACCCCAAAGCACGTTACAAAAAAAAATGATTATAAAGAGTCATTGCCAACTATTGACCACCTTGATGTCGTAGCATTTTTAGAGCCTGCTTTAATTAACGATCAGTCTGTACAACGAAAAAACGAGTGGCGACTTAAGAAGTTCCGAAAATATCTAGGCCAAGAATGTGATGTGTTAATTTATGATGCATACCAAGGGTTTAATGCCGATGCGTTTGCCGCTTTATCAGGCATTGTTCGGCAAGGTGGTGTTTTGGTCCTGATAACACCATCAGATGAAAAATGGCTAACGCTAGATGATCCCGAACAATATCGATTTCTTGCAGAGCGTTATCAACCTAAAGATTTAACGAATAACTTTGTTTTGCATTTATTGTCGGTACTTCAACAAAACCTCAACAACGGGGTCTATGTTTATAATCTTACAAACCTCTCGGAGTCGTTGGCCGAAGTAAGCCCAATAAAAAAAACGTCTTCGAGTATTTTGTCAAAAGCAAAACATTCAACAACCAACCATTTAGAAAATATTGACGTATCTACCGACTCAAAGTATGTCACTGCAGATCAAAAATATGTAGCTGGTAAGATTCACGAGTTATTAGGAGGTTTGCAGAGTAGATACCCTGTAGCTGATCAGCCATTCGGCCAGAGATTGTTAATTAGTGCCGATCGAGGCCGAGGAAAGTCTTCAGCGGTTGGTTTAAGCACTGCGGATTGGGTGAACCATAACGTATCCGCTGATATTGAATTTAATATTGTTGTTACCTCATCTAGCAAAGAGTCGACATCAATACTGATCGAGCACTTTGAGAGTGTAATTGCGAACCCTAAGCATAGTGCTGTCTTTTATTCACCCGATCATATTATTGAGCGAGGGAGTCAACAAATTGATGATATAGACTTATTGATTATTGATGAGGCCGCTAGCATTCCAGTTTCAGTGGTGCAACAACTAGTAAATAAAGTAAATAAAGTCATTTTGGCAACGACTATTCACGGATATGAAGGAACAGGTAGAGGGCTAGAGTACAAACTGAAACCCTGGTTAGTTAAAAACTCTAGTTTCTTTCAGCACCTAACAATGAAGCAACCCATTCGTTGGACTGAATCAGATAATTTAGAGCGAATAATTAATACCAGCCTATGTTTTTGTGTGGATATAGATGCTACGAACAAGAGGATTCAGGAGACATCCCCTCTGGATATAGCCTTAGATACTTTAACGTTGAAACGTGAAGTACCTTTGGATTTAGTGAAAAGCGGTCAAGTAGCCAAGCTATTTGGTTTATTAACCGAAGCACACTATCAAACAACGCCAAATGACTTGCGGGCGATGTTAGATAATCCAAGTATTCAAATATTTTCGCTTTATCAAGGGAATCAGGTAGCTGCTACAGCACTAATATCCTTAGAAGGTGGTTTTGACGCAGATAATGACAAGGAATTAATGGGGTCTATTTGGCAAGGTGTTAGACGACCAAGAGGCCATTTAGCACCCCAATCATTAATCGCACATTGTGGTTTTAAAAATGCCGGTTATTTTAATTATGCAAGAATTGTTAGGATTGCAGTATCCCCGCATTGGCAGTCAAAGGGTGTTGGAACCGTATTTTTAAACAAACTCGAATGTCATTTTAAGCAACATGGGAACATCGACTTTTTAAGCACTAGTTTTGGGTACGATGTAAAAGTAATAAACTTTTGGCAAAAAAGTAAATTTATGACAGTGCGTTTAGGCTTAAAGCCAGATGCGAGTACAGGTTTGGTGAGTGTATTAATGCTTAAAGCGTTGCAAAAATCGACCTCTTGCTGGGCCAAGCGCTGGAGCGCCCGATTTTATGAAACCTTGAAAATGGAAGTAGATGTTGGGTGGCGAGAATTGTCTGATCGCCAAAAGCTGTCACCACAAGGGGAGTATCGTCAAAGCGATTCAGATTACCTAACTTGGTCAACACAACAAAATCACGCTGATTTACGATGTTTATCGCAGTTTTACCGTTCACCTGACTCCTGTTTATTGGCTATTCGTAAAATTACAGAATCGTCCGATGCAGAAATACCGGCCTTAATTGACGATAAGTTTATTACAGGTGTTTCAAACAAGGTTTTAATTAAATCTTATAACTTCTCTGGGGAAAAAGAGTTAGTCAGCGCTATTAGAGCGCAGTCCTCTATTCTTTTAAATCGAATAAACCAATAA